The window aaattttcttgatacaagaattcatgttcttgaaaattttcaagaatatatattcttagctcaagaacttgttaaattgattgaaataatttttacttaatttaaataaagctattctcttgtttatctattaatatccaaagataaatattgatgctcttctcttcggaaattaataattaataataatagaatatttgatcgtcatcgaatttcttgaaccaacaaattgttaattgagtaaaaatatttttttcttctcagtGTACACTTAAGCTTTTAATCTTTAAGAATTGATAATGCAAATTcgttgattaatattaatttatgattttaatatttattttttttcgtttgttTTAGATACCGTGCTAGCCAACTAGGTCGTTCTTCGTGGTGTGACTAGTTATCCAGCAAAGGagcattaaattaataagttaGTCGAAAATACTAACTAATTGCTGAATTTCGCTGGTCACACGTCGCAGGAATGGACACTACAGGCTCGCCGGCACCGGTTACAATCCACTCACTTCTTGAACAACTTCAAGAAGCTCTGGTACTTGAAGTAAAGTACCAGCCTAATTTACAACTTCCAGCTATAACTAAAGTAAGAAATTGATCTATTATCATGTTTAATTATCTTATCGGAGATAGTAtgtataatttaatgattaaataattattttatagaatgaTGAGGTAATAATTGCTGAGAGAAATGGCTCGGCACACGTTTTAAGATGCCTTAAAGTCTGGTATGATCTGCCATCGGATGTATTCTTCATTGCGATGAACTTGATGGACCGTTTCCTCACTAAAATGAAAGCTCAACCAAAGCACATGCCCTGCATCAGGGTATCATCATTCTACATAGCTGCCGTCCAAATGTCACAAACAATCGATATGGATCATCTTGTCTCTATTTCTCAGTTCAAATTCACTCGAGGTGATCTTAAACGTATGTCGGATTTGATCAGTAATAAATTGGAGTGGGCACCAGGAACTACGCCTATCACAGCTCTTACTTTCCTACGTCTCTTTCACGTCATGTTCCATGCAGCGGCATCACAGCTAGGACTTGGTGAACTCTACGCCAGCATTGTtacagtaattaatttttcttattatattgtgaaactttttattataatctaTTCTAGTTTCAATGATTGACagagtaattttatatttttaggagTCTGAACTTGTTCTAAGGCTTGAAATGGTTGCCTGCAACGTCGAATGTGCTAACTTGAGACCATCTGAAGTAGCTCTAGTGCTTCTTTGCACGTATCTGGATTCAGCAGTCAACCGTTTGAAATCTAATACCGAAGCGACTATGCTACCAGTTGCTGGACCAAGCTCTGCACCTGTTGATTTTTCTCAGACACCTGCTCATCAAATCTTACGACTTGTTGAGTTTGCTACTGAACTTCAAAAAATATGCCgggtaattaataatttttttgtttattttaaatcattattgaAGTAAAACTTCTTTATAGACGTatgagataaattttatagcaatgtaAGAAAAAATCGTCACGATTTTTGGTTACGCgccttgtttttttttttttatcaaagttcaGTATAGTGACGTAAAGAATAAACCTAGTaaacattattaattctaaaaacaattaaataataatttaaaaataaaacaaaacacaattagaaaataaaaatatgtatacgtacatcttttttaattattcgtttttaatgatttatttattcattttgaattctataaaatcatTGCATATCTACATGATTAACTGTcgtcatataattatattactttaagtagataatttcaattatttactcGTAACTTGTGTAATTAagtaagttattaaatatctgctttgaattatttttactaagttATGTCATGAATATGAACATTAAAGTTTGTTACATGATTTTTGTAAActgattaactaatttttagattaaataatggtAGAGTCTAAATAATGACAACAATAGTAGTAATGATGCGAtcataattgatgaaatacaataattataataaaaacaatgttaaaatgaattactcatattatttgtatgcatgtctataatactaaaatagcTTTGATcttatacgaaaaaaatttttttttttaagtcttatcGACTCAATTTctgtaaaattgtaaatagtaaaaaaattatgacatataaagaagtttcacttcttacCTGTGTACTCTGGTACacacacatattttttttttttattttcatttcatcAATACTGATAAccattttatttgaattatagaTTTCAGAGGCAAGCTTCGCTTCTACACATGAACGAGTTGGGGCAATAATGAGTAAGTACAACGCACAAGAACAAATACCGTACAGACAAAGATTTGTTTGGCGATTGTCATCAAGAACTGCCAGACTCTTACGTCCAACCGATAAATTCATTTCAAACCTCCCGGCTATCGCTGAAAACGCTCCAATTCCATCTCCAAGTCGAATCAGGTTAGTGATTGTTTTGGTTCTCATTTAATTGATCAAATGTTCTctgattgattaatttaattgctcattgttaaatgttattttttttgcagatCGGGATACAGACTCAACAGGCGCCATGACATGAAGAGACGTTAAAAATACTCAAAGCATCCGGTTAAAAAAGATTAATCtacgaaaatcataaaaaaagtacaaaCAGCTTTGAATTCGGCATTTACAGCGTTTTCATACCGCTATACATTTATTGATGTTCCATCAAATAATTGCTGCTGAAAGTTGTAAgtgaatttctttaaaaatttaatggccTTTATATTTCACTAAACGTTCAAGCAAGCAGAATtagtagtgaaaaaaaaattaactgataATTTATCTCGTGGTTTTAAAActttacttataaataaagtactacgataaaataagttattaatgTTGAAGTTACtataaaagtgtttttttttttttttttttctgctactagaaaacaaaaaataaaaacactttTGTGGGAAcgttgaaagaaaaaaagattgtgataaaaaagtagaattggtaaatttaattggaaaaaagtaatttaacatGAACTAAAACTTAGGTTTCATATGAGATATGAGACAATAAatgtaagtaaatatattatatgataatgaattaaaatgttgacgaaaaaaagtaaaaaaaaaaatttacaaaatagtATTAGAGATAGTATAATTGTAATCGAATGTTTGAGAGAGTTAGGTAAtgcaaataataaaacaaaaaacaaaaaaatattaaaattcataaactaaaaaaaaaaatatatatcttaaggtttaatattttaattgatttgacttgaaatataaatattaaagcgTTTAGATGTTTATCAAACTAAAGATATAAACGTCCAAATGGCACATTGATTAACCgccaattaatataaaaactgATGATGAATTTTAATCTTCAGCGGTGCCAGTAG is drawn from Cotesia glomerata isolate CgM1 unplaced genomic scaffold, MPM_Cglom_v2.3 scaffold_124, whole genome shotgun sequence and contains these coding sequences:
- the LOC123273710 gene encoding cyclin G produces the protein MDTTGSPAPVTIHSLLEQLQEALVLEVKYQPNLQLPAITKNDEVIIAERNGSAHVLRCLKVWYDLPSDVFFIAMNLMDRFLTKMKAQPKHMPCIRVSSFYIAAVQMSQTIDMDHLVSISQFKFTRGDLKRMSDLISNKLEWAPGTTPITALTFLRLFHVMFHAAASQLGLGELYASIVTESELVLRLEMVACNVECANLRPSEVALVLLCTYLDSAVNRLKSNTEATMLPVAGPSSAPVDFSQTPAHQILRLVEFATELQKICRISEASFASTHERVGAIMSKYNAQEQIPYRQRFVWRLSSRTARLLRPTDKFISNLPAIAENAPIPSPSRIRSGYRLNRRHDMKRR